In a single window of the Thermus amyloliquefaciens genome:
- a CDS encoding DDE transposase family protein, which yields MVKGNQGGLLGWVREVFAGMARGALPGETRAEWVREADGEVRRYEVWASPVLPPEVAAFPGARQAVRLVREVVVKGTGEVRRTEGYALTSLGPEEADARVLGEIWVGRWGVENGSFWVRDVLLREDAFQVRGRGGEVLAVLRAHLVSWLNWKGVRRKKAALEVFSFNPLAALRFLGLYAE from the coding sequence GTGGTGAAGGGGAACCAGGGGGGGCTTTTGGGGTGGGTGCGGGAGGTGTTTGCGGGGATGGCGCGAGGAGCCCTGCCTGGGGAGACGCGGGCGGAGTGGGTGCGGGAGGCAGACGGGGAGGTGAGGCGGTACGAGGTGTGGGCTTCTCCGGTGTTGCCCCCGGAGGTGGCGGCCTTTCCTGGGGCCAGGCAGGCGGTGCGGCTGGTGCGGGAGGTGGTGGTGAAGGGGACGGGGGAGGTGAGGCGGACGGAGGGGTACGCGCTCACGAGCCTGGGGCCGGAGGAGGCGGACGCCCGGGTGCTGGGGGAGATTTGGGTGGGGCGATGGGGGGTGGAGAATGGTTCCTTCTGGGTGCGGGATGTGCTTTTGCGGGAGGACGCCTTTCAGGTGCGGGGGCGAGGGGGTGAGGTGCTGGCGGTGTTGCGGGCGCACTTGGTCTCGTGGTTGAACTGGAAGGGGGTGCGCCGGAAGAAGGCGGCCTTGGAGGTTTTCTCCTTCAACCCCCTGGCTGCCCTGCGGTTCCTGGGGCTCTATGCAGAATAG
- a CDS encoding transposase family protein, producing the protein MTLREALSQVPDPRAHNRRYPLWGLLALVLLAFLSRVDSLRGVSRFARANPHLLPHLGLRKAPGHTALTQLLHRLDPQALAEALAKVFPGRELEGEKVLVADGKVLRGSGKGKSPQVRLVEAWALSLGRTLAQARAEGREDKALLELLERLGAEGLVGKVVVGDAGFLYPEVARQVRAKGGSTSWW; encoded by the coding sequence ATGACCCTGCGCGAAGCCCTATCCCAGGTTCCCGACCCCCGGGCCCACAACCGCCGCTACCCCCTCTGGGGCCTGCTGGCCCTGGTTCTTTTGGCCTTCCTCTCCCGCGTGGACTCCCTGCGCGGCGTCTCCCGCTTTGCCCGCGCCAACCCCCACCTCCTCCCCCACCTGGGCCTGCGCAAGGCCCCGGGCCACACCGCCCTCACCCAACTCCTTCACCGCCTGGACCCCCAGGCCCTGGCGGAGGCCCTGGCCAAGGTCTTCCCGGGAAGGGAGCTGGAAGGGGAAAAGGTCCTGGTGGCCGACGGCAAGGTGCTGCGAGGGAGCGGGAAGGGCAAGAGCCCCCAGGTCCGCCTGGTGGAGGCCTGGGCCCTTTCCCTGGGGCGCACCCTGGCCCAGGCCAGGGCGGAGGGAAGGGAGGACAAGGCGCTTCTGGAGCTTTTGGAGCGCCTGGGGGCCGAGGGGCTTGTGGGGAAGGTGGTGGTGGGGGATGCGGGGTTTTTGTACCCCGAGGTGGCCCGCCAGGTGCGGGCAAAGGGGGGGAGTACCTCCTGGTGGTGA
- the tyrS gene encoding tyrosine--tRNA ligase, with translation MAGAEIKPSLEEALALLKRGAEEIIPEEEFLEKLKENRPLVVKLGADPTRPDLHLGHAVVLRKMRQFQELGHKVVLIIGDFTGMIGDPSGRSKTRPPLTLEETRENARTYVEQAGKILRQEPHLFELRYNSEWLEGLTFKEVVRLTSLMTVAQMLEREDFKKRYEEGVPISLHEFLYPFAQAYDSVAIRADVEMGGTDQRFNLLVGREVQRAYGQAPQVAFLMPLLVGLDGREKMSKSLDNYIGVAEPPEVMFKKLMWVPDALLESYFRLLTDLEEDEIQTLLKAGPVPAHRVLARLLTAAYALPTLPARIDRSFYESLGYAWEALGRDKEAGPEAVRQAEARYDQVAKGLIPEDLPEVLIPASELKEGRIWVARLFTLAGLTPSHAEARRLIGNRGLRIDGELVEDPGLEVDLSRPRVLQRGKDRFVRVRLGD, from the coding sequence ATGGCGGGCGCCGAGATCAAGCCCTCTTTGGAAGAAGCCTTGGCCCTCCTCAAGCGGGGGGCCGAGGAGATCATCCCCGAGGAGGAGTTCCTGGAAAAACTAAAGGAGAACCGCCCCCTGGTGGTCAAACTGGGAGCCGACCCCACCCGGCCGGATCTGCACCTGGGGCATGCGGTGGTCCTGAGGAAAATGCGCCAGTTCCAGGAGCTGGGGCACAAGGTGGTCCTCATCATCGGGGACTTCACGGGCATGATCGGGGACCCCTCGGGCCGGAGCAAAACCCGGCCGCCCCTTACCCTCGAGGAAACCCGGGAAAACGCCAGGACCTACGTGGAACAGGCGGGAAAGATCCTCAGGCAGGAGCCCCACCTCTTTGAGCTCCGCTACAACTCCGAGTGGCTGGAGGGCCTCACCTTCAAGGAGGTGGTGCGCCTTACCTCCCTCATGACCGTGGCCCAGATGCTGGAACGGGAGGACTTCAAGAAGCGCTACGAGGAGGGCGTGCCCATCTCCCTGCACGAGTTCCTCTACCCCTTCGCCCAGGCCTACGACTCCGTGGCCATCCGGGCGGACGTGGAGATGGGGGGCACGGACCAAAGGTTCAACCTCCTGGTGGGCCGGGAGGTGCAACGGGCCTACGGGCAAGCGCCCCAGGTGGCCTTCCTCATGCCCCTCCTGGTGGGCCTGGACGGGCGGGAGAAGATGAGCAAGAGCCTGGACAACTACATCGGGGTGGCGGAGCCCCCCGAGGTGATGTTCAAGAAGCTCATGTGGGTGCCCGACGCCCTCCTTGAGAGCTACTTCCGCCTCCTCACGGACCTGGAGGAGGACGAGATCCAAACCCTCCTAAAGGCGGGCCCCGTCCCCGCCCACCGGGTCCTGGCCCGTCTCCTCACCGCCGCCTACGCCCTTCCCACCCTCCCCGCCCGCATCGACCGGTCCTTCTACGAGAGCCTGGGCTACGCCTGGGAGGCCCTGGGGAGGGACAAGGAGGCGGGGCCGGAAGCGGTGCGCCAGGCCGAGGCCCGCTACGACCAGGTGGCCAAGGGCCTCATCCCTGAGGACCTGCCCGAGGTCCTCATCCCCGCCTCCGAGCTGAAGGAGGGGCGCATCTGGGTGGCGAGGCTTTTCACCTTGGCGGGCCTCACCCCTTCCCACGCCGAGGCCCGAAGGCTCATCGGGAACCGGGGCCTGCGCATAGACGGGGAGCTGGTGGAGGACCCGGGACTGGAGGTGGACCTCTCCCGTCCCCGGGTCCTGCAGCGGGGGAAGGACCGCTTCGTGCGGGTGCGGCTAGGAGACTAA
- a CDS encoding c-type cytochrome, which translates to MMATLIFLVLFFLGLYLALRPLRGPREPFPEPPRREELLRELEVLKEEVQNLEGEEKKLALARMVELERALEGWRPPAPRPFNPWPVALALGVVVLLGVGLWRYTLPRLPGETTVTQRAEARELKALQDKAKRTGEVADLLAWGRRAYELQAFDQAAEAYLEVLRKDPRNVEAVRRVGILLFMGGRLEEAEMFLQIAQHADPKAAEGWLFLGNLYFQKGQTEEAIAAWEKYLEVGGEARERVEGLIAMARAQGGKDGKSVYQARCAACHGAEAQGGVGPRLKGNPIVKAPEAVREIVLKGRGQMPAVPLAEGELKALLDYLSGL; encoded by the coding sequence ATGATGGCTACCCTGATCTTTCTGGTCCTCTTTTTCCTCGGCCTGTACCTGGCCCTGAGGCCTCTTCGCGGACCCAGGGAACCCTTCCCCGAGCCTCCCAGGCGGGAGGAGCTTTTAAGGGAGCTGGAGGTCCTGAAAGAAGAGGTGCAGAACCTGGAAGGGGAGGAGAAGAAGCTGGCCCTGGCCCGGATGGTGGAGCTGGAGCGGGCCCTGGAGGGCTGGCGGCCGCCAGCGCCCCGCCCCTTCAACCCTTGGCCCGTGGCCCTGGCCCTGGGGGTGGTGGTCCTCCTGGGGGTAGGGCTTTGGCGCTACACCCTGCCCAGGCTTCCCGGGGAGACCACGGTCACGCAACGGGCCGAGGCCCGGGAGCTCAAGGCCCTGCAGGACAAGGCCAAGCGCACGGGGGAGGTGGCGGACCTCCTGGCCTGGGGAAGGCGGGCCTATGAGCTACAGGCTTTTGACCAGGCGGCGGAGGCCTACCTGGAGGTCTTGAGGAAGGACCCCAGGAACGTGGAGGCGGTGCGCCGGGTGGGGATTCTCCTTTTCATGGGGGGGCGGCTGGAGGAGGCGGAGATGTTCCTCCAGATTGCCCAGCACGCCGACCCCAAGGCGGCGGAGGGCTGGCTTTTCCTCGGGAACCTCTACTTCCAAAAGGGCCAGACAGAGGAGGCCATCGCCGCCTGGGAGAAGTACCTGGAGGTGGGCGGGGAGGCCAGGGAAAGGGTGGAGGGCCTCATCGCCATGGCCCGGGCCCAAGGGGGGAAGGATGGGAAGAGCGTGTACCAGGCGCGTTGCGCCGCCTGCCACGGGGCGGAGGCCCAGGGGGGGGTTGGGCCCAGGCTGAAAGGAAACCCCATCGTAAAGGCCCCGGAGGCGGTGCGGGAGATCGTGCTCAAGGGCCGGGGCCAGATGCCGGCGGTGCCCTTGGCCGAGGGGGAGCTTAAGGCCCTTCTGGACTACCTATCGGGCTTATGA
- a CDS encoding cytochrome c-type biogenesis protein: MRAWLLVFFLALGVWAQEGPASPPPDLPPEVFAIARELRCPVCQGESAAESNSGVAVEMRRIIAEMLQEGKTKDEIKAFFVDRYGEWILYEPPKRGVTLWVWVLPVLGLALLGMGLFAYFRPKKPLPPELLEEAERRLKEPPA; encoded by the coding sequence GTGAGGGCTTGGCTGCTGGTCTTCTTCCTGGCCCTGGGGGTCTGGGCCCAGGAAGGCCCCGCCTCCCCGCCCCCGGACCTCCCTCCTGAGGTCTTCGCCATCGCCCGGGAGCTTCGCTGTCCCGTGTGCCAGGGGGAGTCGGCGGCGGAGTCCAACTCCGGGGTGGCGGTGGAGATGCGGCGCATCATCGCCGAGATGCTCCAGGAGGGCAAAACCAAGGACGAGATCAAGGCCTTCTTCGTGGACCGGTACGGGGAGTGGATCCTCTACGAACCCCCTAAGCGCGGGGTGACCCTTTGGGTCTGGGTGCTGCCGGTTTTGGGTCTGGCCCTTTTGGGCATGGGCCTGTTCGCCTACTTCCGGCCCAAGAAACCCCTGCCGCCTGAGCTTTTGGAGGAGGCGGAACGCCGTTTAAAGGAGCCCCCCGCATGA
- a CDS encoding TlpA family protein disulfide reductase, with amino-acid sequence MRGWLWVLVVLALGGLFYWGMQRNPKELPSVLAKERRPAPDFTLPLLPPYREAWGETLRLADHLGQRPILLNFWASWCYPACYEEAPVLEATWRRYKDQVLFVGINTQDKEGDALRFIEQFGLTFPQVFDPRGRVGVDYGMYGVPETFLIDREGRVLLRHAGAIDQESLEKYLKEVLP; translated from the coding sequence ATGAGGGGCTGGCTCTGGGTCCTGGTGGTCCTGGCCCTGGGAGGGCTTTTCTACTGGGGGATGCAGCGCAACCCCAAGGAGCTGCCCTCGGTCTTGGCCAAGGAGCGCCGACCGGCCCCCGACTTTACCCTTCCCCTCCTCCCCCCCTACCGGGAGGCGTGGGGGGAGACCCTGCGCCTCGCCGACCACCTGGGCCAGCGCCCCATCCTCCTCAACTTCTGGGCCAGCTGGTGCTACCCCGCCTGCTACGAGGAGGCCCCGGTCCTCGAGGCCACCTGGCGCCGGTATAAGGACCAGGTGCTGTTTGTGGGCATCAACACCCAGGACAAGGAGGGGGATGCCCTGCGCTTCATAGAGCAGTTTGGCCTCACCTTTCCCCAGGTCTTTGACCCCCGGGGCCGGGTGGGGGTGGACTACGGGATGTACGGGGTTCCAGAAACCTTCCTCATCGATCGGGAGGGCCGGGTTTTGCTCCGCCACGCGGGGGCCATTGACCAGGAAAGCTTGGAGAAGTACCTGAAGGAGGTGTTGCCGTGA
- a CDS encoding heme lyase CcmF/NrfE family subunit, giving the protein MTPALLGNLGVSLALAFSLLGLALALLAYSQGDGRFLKGAKALVLPAFLAALVAFLALEWALLTHDFSLAYVARNHSTQDPLWVTLVTPWAALEGSILLWGLLQTLYTLLASRRALDPWRASLVLAVLFGVQVFFFGVMATIASPFETLPNPPMDGAGPNPLLQNHWMMAVHPVLMYLGFVGLSVPFAYAVAAMAVRRYQTWVGETRWWTLIAWGFLTAGKVAGMWWSYEVLGWGGYWAWDPVENASFIPWLLATAFLHTAIVQEARGAFKAWNFAFVTLAFAATVLGTFLTRSGVIQSVHAFAEGPVGPAFLGFFLLATGLGLGLLSRVSREVRDPVAFRLLSREGALLLGAFFFAGWALVVVLGTFYPLLAEAFTGAKVSVGAPFFNQVSAPLGVGILLLMGVGPILPWRRPRAEVFRNLYLLLAVLLVGTLLGLLRGYTVGASLALGLFLYNTAAIFLLVREGVLARLRAGLSPWGFLGNRRRVGSLLAHFAVALMGLGIAFSQAYRLEAEKTLYRGQAWEAGGVRMEFLGVRALDEGRRFAVEALLRTDRFGEVRPRLHFYPQMNAPLPAPKVLYTPGNDYYFLLMDFDREKGGWASVRLIVTPLVFWMWVAGGLLALATLYILWPAGRPEELKGVSPA; this is encoded by the coding sequence ATGACCCCGGCCCTTCTGGGCAACCTGGGCGTCAGCCTGGCCCTGGCCTTTAGCCTGCTGGGCCTGGCCCTGGCCCTCCTTGCCTATTCCCAAGGGGATGGGCGCTTCCTCAAGGGGGCCAAGGCCTTGGTCCTGCCCGCCTTCTTGGCGGCCCTGGTGGCCTTTTTGGCCCTGGAATGGGCCCTTCTCACCCACGACTTCAGCCTGGCCTATGTGGCCCGGAACCACTCCACCCAAGACCCCCTTTGGGTCACCCTGGTGACCCCCTGGGCGGCCCTCGAGGGGAGCATCCTCCTCTGGGGTCTCCTGCAGACCCTCTACACCCTGCTGGCCAGCCGCAGGGCCTTAGATCCTTGGCGGGCCTCCCTGGTGCTGGCGGTGCTCTTTGGCGTCCAGGTCTTCTTCTTCGGGGTCATGGCCACCATCGCCAGCCCCTTTGAGACCCTGCCCAACCCCCCCATGGACGGCGCCGGGCCGAACCCGCTTTTGCAGAACCACTGGATGATGGCCGTCCACCCCGTGCTCATGTATCTGGGTTTCGTGGGCTTAAGCGTCCCCTTCGCCTACGCGGTGGCGGCCATGGCGGTGCGGCGCTACCAGACCTGGGTGGGGGAGACCCGGTGGTGGACCCTCATCGCCTGGGGCTTCCTCACCGCTGGGAAGGTGGCGGGGATGTGGTGGAGCTACGAGGTTTTGGGCTGGGGCGGGTACTGGGCCTGGGACCCGGTGGAGAACGCCAGCTTCATCCCCTGGCTCTTGGCCACCGCCTTCTTGCACACCGCCATCGTCCAGGAGGCCCGGGGGGCCTTTAAGGCCTGGAACTTCGCCTTCGTCACCCTGGCCTTCGCCGCCACGGTGCTCGGCACCTTCCTCACCCGGAGCGGGGTGATCCAGTCGGTGCACGCCTTCGCCGAGGGGCCGGTGGGGCCGGCCTTCTTGGGCTTCTTCCTCCTCGCCACCGGCTTGGGCTTGGGCCTCCTCTCCCGGGTCAGCCGGGAGGTGCGGGACCCTGTGGCCTTCCGGCTCCTTTCCCGGGAGGGGGCTTTGCTCCTTGGGGCCTTCTTCTTCGCCGGCTGGGCCTTGGTGGTGGTGCTGGGCACCTTTTACCCCTTGCTGGCCGAGGCCTTCACCGGGGCTAAGGTGAGCGTGGGGGCCCCCTTCTTTAACCAGGTTTCCGCGCCCCTCGGGGTGGGGATCCTCCTCCTCATGGGGGTGGGGCCCATCCTGCCCTGGCGGAGGCCTAGGGCGGAGGTCTTCCGCAACCTGTACCTCCTGCTGGCGGTCTTGCTGGTGGGTACCCTGCTTGGGCTTCTTCGGGGCTATACCGTGGGGGCTTCCTTGGCCCTGGGGCTTTTCCTTTACAACACCGCCGCCATCTTCCTTCTGGTGCGGGAGGGGGTGCTGGCCCGCCTTAGGGCCGGGCTTTCCCCTTGGGGGTTCTTGGGGAACCGCCGCCGGGTGGGAAGCCTTTTGGCGCACTTCGCCGTGGCCCTTATGGGCCTGGGCATCGCCTTCAGCCAGGCCTACCGCCTCGAGGCGGAAAAGACCCTCTACCGGGGCCAGGCCTGGGAGGCGGGTGGGGTGCGCATGGAGTTCCTGGGGGTGCGGGCCTTGGACGAGGGGCGGCGCTTTGCCGTGGAGGCCCTTTTGCGCACCGACCGCTTCGGGGAGGTGCGCCCCAGGCTCCACTTCTACCCCCAGATGAACGCCCCCCTGCCCGCCCCCAAGGTCCTCTACACCCCCGGCAACGACTACTACTTCCTCCTCATGGACTTTGACCGGGAGAAGGGGGGGTGGGCCTCCGTCCGGCTCATCGTCACCCCCCTGGTCTTCTGGATGTGGGTGGCCGGGGGGCTTTTGGCCTTGGCCACCCTGTACATCCTCTGGCCCGCGGGGAGGCCTGAGGAGCTCAAGGGGGTGAGCCCGGCATGA
- the ccmE gene encoding cytochrome c maturation protein CcmE, with product MRAKYLVGLLVILGALAYLIFGGLGQNLVYFLTPSEYLQDQARYQNRPVRLGGLVKEGTVRYDKDQLELRFILTDGVAEVPVVHKGTPPGMFKEGQGVVVEGRFQEGIFRGTNLLVKHSETYQAPKAGWTPEEVRKLIEEAK from the coding sequence ATGAGGGCCAAATACCTGGTGGGGCTTTTGGTCATCCTGGGGGCCTTGGCCTACTTGATCTTCGGCGGCCTGGGCCAGAACCTGGTTTACTTTCTCACCCCTTCCGAGTACCTCCAGGACCAGGCCCGCTACCAAAACCGTCCCGTGCGCCTGGGCGGCTTGGTGAAGGAGGGGACGGTGCGCTACGACAAGGACCAGCTGGAGCTCCGCTTCATCCTCACCGACGGGGTGGCCGAGGTGCCCGTGGTGCATAAGGGGACGCCTCCTGGCATGTTCAAGGAGGGGCAGGGGGTGGTGGTGGAGGGCCGTTTCCAGGAAGGGATCTTCCGGGGCACCAACCTCTTGGTGAAGCACTCCGAAACCTACCAGGCGCCCAAGGCGGGCTGGACCCCGGAGGAAGTGCGCAAGCTGATTGAGGAGGCCAAATGA
- the ccsA gene encoding cytochrome c biogenesis protein CcsA — MLKAAQPDRPDALTWVFLGLGLLLLPVGLYLALSAPPDVNQGYLARIMYLHVPGAWLGYLAFFVTFLYSLLYLFRQNPRYDRVALASAEIGLVFMGLALVTGMLWARPTWGVYWTWEPRLTTTAILFAVYVGYFLLRGAIEDPELRAKAAAAVGILGFINVPISYMSVKWWRSLHQTQSIDLTTGKIHMDPAMLQALLFNLFVFTLLYLGFVRFRALLAALEARKEEA; from the coding sequence ATGCTAAAGGCAGCGCAACCCGACCGGCCGGATGCCCTCACCTGGGTCTTTCTGGGGCTAGGGCTTTTGCTCCTCCCCGTGGGGCTCTATTTGGCCCTCTCCGCTCCTCCCGATGTGAACCAAGGCTACCTGGCCCGCATCATGTACCTGCATGTGCCGGGGGCCTGGCTGGGCTATCTGGCCTTCTTCGTCACCTTCCTCTACTCCCTCCTCTACCTCTTCCGGCAGAACCCCAGGTACGACCGGGTGGCCCTGGCGAGCGCGGAGATCGGCCTGGTCTTCATGGGGCTGGCCCTGGTGACGGGGATGCTCTGGGCCCGGCCCACCTGGGGGGTCTACTGGACCTGGGAGCCCCGGCTCACCACCACCGCCATTCTCTTCGCCGTCTACGTGGGGTACTTCCTCCTCCGGGGGGCCATCGAGGACCCGGAGCTTCGGGCCAAGGCGGCGGCGGCGGTGGGCATCCTGGGCTTCATCAACGTGCCCATCAGCTACATGTCGGTGAAATGGTGGCGGAGCCTGCACCAGACCCAGTCCATTGACCTCACCACGGGGAAGATCCACATGGACCCGGCCATGCTTCAGGCCCTTCTTTTCAACCTCTTCGTCTTCACCCTCCTCTATTTGGGCTTTGTGCGCTTCCGTGCCCTTTTGGCCGCCCTCGAGGCCAGGAAGGAGGAGGCGTGA
- a CDS encoding heme exporter protein CcmB, with amino-acid sequence MGRIWLLALRDLRLEVRDRAGLLSILAFFAVMLFIMALALGPEEEPLRRAAPGVLWVALAFGSTLLSTRAFALEVEEGTLDDLLLTPGGKEWIYLGKLLFQMLLLLPLAALALLMVAGLFYLPLERLLPLFLTLALGVLGYASVATFYAGLLARLRGREVLLPLLLFSLVVPVVLASVRATTGLAEGLPLAEVSAWWQLLLVFDVVYLTASALLFPVVMEG; translated from the coding sequence GTGGGACGGATTTGGCTTTTGGCCTTGCGGGATCTGCGCCTCGAGGTCCGAGACCGGGCCGGCCTCCTTTCCATCCTGGCCTTTTTTGCCGTGATGCTCTTCATCATGGCCCTGGCCCTGGGGCCGGAGGAGGAGCCCCTGCGCCGGGCCGCCCCTGGGGTGCTCTGGGTGGCCTTGGCCTTTGGGAGCACCTTGCTTTCCACCCGGGCCTTTGCCCTCGAGGTGGAGGAGGGCACCTTGGACGACCTCCTCCTGACCCCAGGGGGGAAGGAGTGGATCTACCTGGGCAAGCTTCTTTTCCAGATGCTCCTCCTCCTGCCCTTGGCCGCCCTGGCCCTTTTGATGGTGGCGGGCCTCTTTTACCTGCCCCTGGAGCGCCTTCTCCCCCTTTTCCTGACCCTGGCCCTGGGGGTCTTGGGGTACGCCAGCGTGGCCACCTTCTACGCCGGCCTCCTGGCCCGCCTTAGGGGGCGGGAGGTGCTTTTGCCCCTGCTCCTCTTCTCCCTGGTGGTGCCCGTGGTCCTGGCCTCGGTGCGGGCCACCACGGGCTTGGCGGAAGGCCTACCCCTGGCGGAGGTTTCCGCCTGGTGGCAACTCCTCTTGGTTTTTGATGTGGTCTACCTCACCGCCAGCGCCCTCCTTTTCCCGGTGGTTATGGAAGGGTAG
- a CDS encoding ABC transporter ATP-binding protein, whose protein sequence is MLLRLQGISKRFGRDWVLRDLSFTLGRGEVVALLGPNGSGKTTLLRLMAGLLKPTRGRVERAGEALFLANPPAFHRHLTAREHLLYDLAFYGKGGDWKGTLARFGLPEDLPLLAFSSGMRKRLALARLSLLAPEIWLLDEPETALDREGRGLLLALLAEARQKAGVVLATHDRHLAEEVADRALELGA, encoded by the coding sequence ATGTTGCTTCGCTTGCAGGGGATCTCCAAGCGCTTTGGCCGGGACTGGGTGCTCCGGGACCTTTCCTTCACCCTGGGGCGGGGGGAGGTGGTGGCCCTGTTGGGTCCGAACGGTTCGGGGAAGACCACCCTCTTGCGCCTTATGGCTGGGCTTCTCAAGCCCACCCGGGGGCGGGTGGAGCGGGCGGGGGAGGCCCTCTTCCTGGCCAACCCCCCGGCCTTCCACCGCCACCTCACCGCCCGGGAACACCTTCTTTACGACCTGGCCTTTTACGGCAAGGGGGGGGACTGGAAGGGGACCTTGGCCCGCTTTGGCCTGCCCGAGGACCTGCCCCTCCTGGCTTTTTCCAGCGGCATGAGGAAGAGGCTGGCCCTGGCCCGCCTCAGCCTTCTGGCTCCCGAGATCTGGCTTCTGGACGAGCCGGAAACCGCCTTGGACCGGGAGGGGCGGGGGCTTCTCCTGGCCCTTTTGGCCGAGGCCCGCCAAAAGGCGGGGGTGGTCCTGGCCACCCACGACCGCCACCTGGCGGAGGAGGTGGCGGACCGGGCCTTGGAGCTGGGGGCATGA
- the ccdA gene encoding cytochrome c biogenesis protein CcdA, whose translation MSVSLAAAFFAGVLSFLSPCVLPLVPTYLVYLGGERGRPLFNALFFVLGFGLVFFLLGLPFTLLGGLLFEHRQTLARVGGVVLILFGLYMLGLRPRWGVNLRYEGETARPLGAFLLGATLALGWTPCIGPILGAILTLTAVGGGVGLLVSYILGLAVPFLLVALFAERIKGWLRRAGRLSHYVELLAGVVLLVVGVLLLTGTYSALNAFFLRITPEWLQKYL comes from the coding sequence ATGAGCGTTTCCCTGGCGGCGGCGTTTTTTGCGGGGGTGCTCTCCTTCCTTTCCCCCTGCGTCTTGCCCCTGGTGCCCACCTACCTGGTCTATTTGGGGGGGGAAAGGGGGCGCCCCCTTTTCAACGCCCTCTTCTTCGTTTTGGGTTTTGGGTTGGTCTTCTTCCTCTTGGGGCTACCCTTTACCTTGCTGGGAGGGCTTCTTTTTGAACACCGCCAGACCTTGGCCCGGGTGGGGGGAGTGGTCTTGATCCTCTTTGGCCTATATATGCTGGGCCTCAGGCCCCGATGGGGGGTGAACCTGCGCTACGAGGGGGAGACGGCCCGCCCCTTGGGGGCTTTTCTCCTGGGGGCTACCCTGGCCCTGGGCTGGACCCCCTGCATCGGGCCCATCCTGGGGGCCATCCTCACCCTGACGGCGGTGGGGGGTGGGGTGGGGTTGCTTGTGAGCTACATCCTGGGCCTGGCCGTGCCCTTTTTGTTGGTGGCCCTGTTTGCCGAGCGCATCAAGGGGTGGCTGCGGCGGGCGGGGCGGCTTTCCCACTACGTGGAGTTGCTGGCGGGGGTGGTGCTCCTGGTGGTGGGGGTTTTGCTTCTCACGGGGACCTACAGCGCCCTGAACGCCTTCTTCCTCCGGATTACGCCGGAGTGGCTGCAGAAGTACCTGTAG
- a CDS encoding c-type cytochrome, producing MAKRVLVLLALLGLAVGARYNLGTPISEELAAQYDLRPVVLPDGRGLPPGEGRVEEGERIYAEKCASCHGARGEGYPFNRLVAEPFPITPDTEPAEFAIGNYWQYATTLYDYIRRAMPFGAPGTLTDEEVYHLVAFLLYMNGIIDAQEPINQKTLPQVRMPARELLELDPETKRRFPWLTLP from the coding sequence ATGGCTAAGCGCGTTTTGGTCCTTCTGGCCCTCCTGGGCCTGGCCGTGGGGGCCCGGTACAACCTGGGCACCCCCATCTCCGAGGAGCTTGCGGCCCAGTACGACCTTAGGCCCGTGGTCCTCCCGGACGGCCGGGGGCTTCCCCCGGGGGAGGGGAGGGTGGAGGAAGGGGAGCGGATCTATGCGGAAAAGTGCGCCTCCTGCCACGGGGCTAGGGGCGAGGGCTACCCCTTCAACCGCCTGGTGGCGGAGCCCTTCCCCATCACCCCGGATACCGAGCCCGCCGAGTTCGCCATCGGCAACTACTGGCAGTACGCCACCACCCTTTACGACTACATCCGCCGCGCCATGCCCTTCGGCGCTCCCGGCACCCTCACGGACGAGGAGGTCTACCACCTGGTGGCCTTCCTCCTCTACATGAACGGCATCATTGACGCCCAAGAGCCCATCAACCAGAAGACCCTGCCCCAGGTGCGGATGCCTGCCCGGGAGCTTCTGGAGTTGGATCCTGAAACCAAGCGCCGCTTCCCTTGGCTCACCTTGCCCTAG